DNA sequence from the Pedobacter schmidteae genome:
TGGCCTGGAAAAATGGCGATTTCTTTTTTAAAGGAGATGACATCAAAACTGTAATGAATAAAGTGAGCAGATGGTACGATGTAACCGTGGTATACAAAGGCAATTTTAGCGGGCTCAAATTCGGAGGATTGATTTCCAGGTCCAAAAATATCTCTTCGGTACTGAACATTATGGAGTCGACCGGCAAGGTACATTTCAAAATTGAAGCTAAAACCATTACAGTAAGCAGATAATTTAATCAAAAACCAAAAATTAAACAAGTATGAAAAAGAAAACCTTTACTCAACAATCGCCTTAGATATGTAAGAAAGCCTAATTTATTGCTTTATTAAGGTAATAAAAAAGAAAAACCGGAAGTGCTTCGAACCACTCCCGGTAAAATGGCTGGGATTACCCTCAAACTTCAAATTTTCGTTTAACCCAACTTACCAAATGTATGAACTTTTACAAACAATCTGTATGTAAGCTACCTGGCTATGTACATAAACTGCTGTCGGCCATGAATGCTGCATTTAGCACAATCAGCCAGACAGATAAGAGCAGGCTAATTATGCGAGTTAAAATTACCTCAATTTTATTGATCACAGTTTTTTTGCAAATCGCACAGGCTTCAAGGGCGCAGCGCATTACGTTGTCCAAAAAAAATGTGACACTGGAACAGCTGTTCAAAGAAATACGTAAACAAAGCGGCTATGATTTTTTCTTTGACCTTGGAGATTTAAAAAAGGCAAAAAGGATAGATCTTTCGGTAACCAATGAGACCCTTGAAAATGTGCTGGACCGTTGTTTTGAAAATCAACCCTTTACTTATGTGCTGAAAGACAAGGCCGTAATCATCAAAGAGCAGGCCATACAAAACTTATCTGTTATTGCCGAATTCAGTCAAAAAACAGACATTAAGGGTCGGGTAACCGATGAAAAGGGTGGGCCTTTACCTGGCGTAAGTGTAAAGCTGAAAGGAACTTCAACGGGTACCATTACAGATAAAAATGGTAATTATACACTAGGTATAGCCAGCGCCAGCGGCACCATCGTATTCAGTTATGTCGGCTTTGCCACACAGGAAGTAGAGGTTGCAGGAAAAACAACAATCAATGTAAAACTGAAGGAAGAAAATGCGAGTTTAACAGAAGTTGTGGTAGTGGGGTATGGTACACAGAAGAAGGTCAATTTAACCGGCTCGGTAGCTACTGTAGCTGCCGACGAACTGATCAAAAGGCCTGCGGCAAATGCTTCCCTTTTATTGCAGGGAAAGGTACCTGGACTACAGATCATCCAGAATTCTGCACAGCCCGGATTGGAAAGTCCCTCCATACAAATTCACGGCGTAGGAACTTTTGGGGCTAGCGGCAACAATCCATTGGTACTTATTGATGGGGTAGAAGGCTCGCTTAGCAATCTCAATCCAAACATGATTGAAAACATTTCGGTACTCAAAGATGCAGCTTCGGCAGCAATTTATGGCGTACAAGGTGCTAATGGTGTTATTTTGGTAACTACTAAAATGGGTATCAAAGGGCGCTTAAATATCGAATACGCCTATAATATCGGCAGACAAAAGCCGGCCGGCGTTCCTGACCTGATCTGGAATTCGGCCGAGTTCATGACGCTCAGTAATGAAGGAATCAACAGAACCGGACAAAATGTAGGCAAATTGTATACTCAGGCTCAGATTGATGCCTATAGAAACGGAAACGGCTCAGCCCAGTTTCCTAATACCGACTGGGCAAAACTCATGTTCAACGACGCTACCATGCAACAACACTTTTTAAGTGTAAATGGCGGTGAAGGCAAAACTACCTACAATTTTGGACTCGGATACCTGGATCAAAACGGTATTTTAATCAATACAGGATATAAAAAATACAATGCCTCGCTCAACTTTAAAACGCAAATGAGCAAAGTGGTTACTTTTGGCAGCAACTTTAGTTTCATGCAGGGCGATCGTCGTGATCCGGTCGACAATTCTGAGAACCTTGTTTTGAGTATCTATGCGCAACATCCATTATGGACACCTTATCTGCCTGATGGAAGTGGCCGTGTGGTTAGTAAAGCCTACGATTTTGAAACCACCAACCAAAATGCTTACGCGGTAATGAAAACCAGTAAGGATTTAAATAAAGAATATGGTGTGTCGGCCATCAGTTATCTCAATTTTAATCTTGCAAAAGGCCTTACCGGCGAAGTTAGGGGCGCCGTACGTTACAATTCCGACAGGCAAACTGCCAGCCGCATTCCGCTGCCCACATTTTTGTTCCAGCCTGATGCACAGGGCGTGTACAAACCTCAGCAAAACTATCTGGGCACTTTTATCACGCTGCGCAAAACTCAGCAGGAGTTTATGAATTACACAGGTTATGCTACCCTAACCTACGATGAAACTTTTAATGAGGTGCATCACTTTAGTGCTGTGGCCGGTTACAATATGGAAAACCATACTTATCAGCAGCAGGCAGGCTTCAAAAGAGATTTTCCTTCTCCTGATTTGGCCGATTTAAATGCAGGCGGTAATGACGCACAAACCGCAAATGGTTATTCTTATGAGTGGGCCTTGCAATCGGGCTTCGGGCGCGTAAACTATGCCTATAACAACCGCTACCTGGTCGAAGCAACCTTGCGCTACGATGGCTCTTCCAAGTTCAGAAAAGGCAAAAGGTGGGGTACTTTTCCGGCTTTTTCTGCCGGATGGAGAATCTCGCAGGAGGACTTTCTGAAAAGCTCTACCTGGCTCAGCAATTTAAAAATTCGTGGCTCCTGGGGGCAGCTGGGCAACCAAACCATCAATCTGCAGGGCACACAGAACCTGAACAATTATCCTTATCAAAACCTGCTGGATTATGGTACTTACGTTTACGATAATGTGACTACCGGTATCGTATCGCAGAATTTATCCGATCCCAACATCACCTGGGAAACGACGACTGCTGCAGGTGTGGGACTTGATTTTGATCTGTTCAATGGAAAATTATCCGGTACAGCCGACTATTTCAATAAGAAAACGAAAGACATTTTGCGAGTGGCCCAACTACCCGATTTTGTAGGGATGGGTGCACCTACCGTCAATTCGGGAGCCATGAAAAATACAGGCTTTGAATTTACGCTGTCGCATAAAAATAAAATAGGTGAGTTTCATTACGAAATTGGCGCCAACTTTTACACCTATAAAAATGTAGTTACCAAATTTGGCCCCGAAGAAATTCAGAACAATAAAATCCGTCGCGAAGGCTTGCCATGGAACTCCTGGTACATGCTCGATTGGGTAGGGGTTTTTCAAAATCAGGCCGAAATTGATGCCGCACCTAAACATCAGAACAGCCCAAAGCCCGGCGACTTAAGGTTTGCCGATCACAGCGGGCCAAATGGTGTGCCTGATGGCAAGATTGATCCCTTCGACAGGGTCGTGATCAAAGGACAGCATCCTGATTTTAACTACGGATTTAACCTCAACCTGGAGTACAAAGGTTTCGACTTATCAGCTTTCTTTTTAGGTGTTGCCGGAAGAAAGGTTTATACCAGCGACTGGGGGTATGGTGCTTTCCGGCAGTGGTCGCCACCGCCAACTTTCTGGCGCGACAGGTGGACACCCGACAATCCGACCAACAAACTTCCGGGAATGTATGTAGATACCTATGCGCCAATTACTACTGCTTCTTCTTTCTGGCTGCAGGATGCGTCTTATTTAAGGTTAAAAAACCTGGTAGTTGGCTATACTTTTAAAAATGAGTTGATTAAAAAAATCGGAATGCAAAACCTAAGGGTGTATTTCTCGGGAGATAACCTGTTTACCATCAGCGACTTTGTGGGCGATCCGGAACGTGTAATCCTCGACAATACCAGCGGCCGTTTTGCTATATATCCGCAGGCCAATGTATACACACTAGGAATTAAAACAACTTTTTAAAGATAAAGATCATGAATGCAAAACATTTAAAATATACCGTCTTTGCGGCGTTAATCATCTTTTTTAGTAGTTGTAAAGATGACCTGTTGGACAAACAACCAACTGATAAATTAACCAATGAGGTATTCTGGACCTCAAAAAAAGATGCTGACCTGGCTTTGGCCGGTTGTTACAGCACGCTACGTACCCCGGCATTTGCTATCGATGTAAGTTCATTCTCCTCTATGCAGTTCGAAAGCCTCACCGATAATGCCTATAGCAATTCTACCCTTGATAATTATACCGATATCTCCAGGGGTATCCTGACCTCCTCCACCGGAGGCATCCAGCTCCGCATGTGGGTTGATTGCTATCGGGGTATTGCCCGCTGTAACTGGTTTTTAGGTAACATTGATAAAGTGCCGGATCTAACCAAAACGGATAAAGACCGCATGCTTGGAGAAGCCTATTTTTTACGTGCTTTTTACTTTAACGAACTCACTATGCTATATGGTGATGTGCCTCTGGTTACGGAAGCACTGGGCTTTGGCCCCGAGGTATTCAAAGTTAAAAAATCTCCAAAAGCAGAGGTAGTTGCAAAAATTATCAAAGACCTGGATTTGGCCAGTGCAGGTTTACCAAACACGGCATATAGTAATGGCCATCCTGTTCGCGGATCGGCATTGGCACTCAAAGCCCGGATTTGTTTGTACAATGAGATGTGGCCCGAAGCGGCCGCGGCCGCTAAACTCGTTATCGATGAAAAGAAATTCTCACTAGCTCCAAATTATCAGGGCATATTTTTTGGCGAGCAGGCCAACAACCCGGAAATTATTTTCTCTATCAAGGCTTCAAGTCCTACCATAGTGCACAATCTGGATTTATTGTATGGATCGCGTTTCTCGATGGTGCCTATGCATAGCCTGGCTGATGCATACGAAATGAGCGATGGCACAAAACCGGTAGCGCCTATTGTCCCATCTTCTTACGATCCGGCCAATAGAATGCGGAACGACTTTTATCAAAACAGAGACCCACGACTAAAACTGACCATTTTTACGCCTGGTGCTACCTGGGCCTATAACACCACCATTGGTTTCAACAATGTAGACAAAGGAAGAGCTGAATCGCCTTCGGTAAACAACCTGGGCATACGCAAATATGTCAATATCAACGTAAATGATGGCAACTCCGGACCTACCGGAAGTGATCAGGCACTGGTTAAAATTCGTTTTGCCGACGTGTTGTTAATGTATGCCGAGGCCATGACCGAAATCGGCGGTGGTACCACCAATGACGCTACTGCATTAAAGGCTTTAAACGATGTACGCTCAAGGCCAGGTATCAACATGCCACCCAAAGGCACACTTACTCGCGATCTGGTACGTAACGAACGCAGGGTAGAGCTTGCCTTTGAAGGATTGAGGTATTACGACATCAAAAGATGGAAAATCGCAAAAATGGTAATGAATGGGGTTAAAGATCCCGGAAATGTAATAAGGGTATTTGAAGACAAACATTATCTATGGCCGGTACCGCAATCTGAAGTAGATAAAATGGGTATTGATTTTCAAAATCCCGCTTACAGGTAAGAAGGTTTACAGCTACAACCCGTAGGGCTCATGAGTACTGTTAAAAACCGGGTTTACGAGTTCATGAAAACAATAGAAGAACATTAATAATCATAAACGGATGAAAACAAAAATATTGCTGATTCTAGCCCTGGCCTTCATAACAGCCGGTTCAAATGCCCAATCTCGGGCCGATTGGGGGGCTATGGAAGTAACTGTGTCCAATCCCGGTGGGCAATGGCTCATCAAGGGTAAAAAGCAACAGGTTGTGCTCAACCCCGCCGATCTGAAACTGAGCGTCAAAGCCGAAGGCGAAACCTGGTCTATGGTGCCCTCCGCATTTAACGATATGCAGGTAAAAAGCAAAGGGAAAATACAGCAGTTGCGCTTGGTCGA
Encoded proteins:
- a CDS encoding RagB/SusD family nutrient uptake outer membrane protein; protein product: MNAKHLKYTVFAALIIFFSSCKDDLLDKQPTDKLTNEVFWTSKKDADLALAGCYSTLRTPAFAIDVSSFSSMQFESLTDNAYSNSTLDNYTDISRGILTSSTGGIQLRMWVDCYRGIARCNWFLGNIDKVPDLTKTDKDRMLGEAYFLRAFYFNELTMLYGDVPLVTEALGFGPEVFKVKKSPKAEVVAKIIKDLDLASAGLPNTAYSNGHPVRGSALALKARICLYNEMWPEAAAAAKLVIDEKKFSLAPNYQGIFFGEQANNPEIIFSIKASSPTIVHNLDLLYGSRFSMVPMHSLADAYEMSDGTKPVAPIVPSSYDPANRMRNDFYQNRDPRLKLTIFTPGATWAYNTTIGFNNVDKGRAESPSVNNLGIRKYVNINVNDGNSGPTGSDQALVKIRFADVLLMYAEAMTEIGGGTTNDATALKALNDVRSRPGINMPPKGTLTRDLVRNERRVELAFEGLRYYDIKRWKIAKMVMNGVKDPGNVIRVFEDKHYLWPVPQSEVDKMGIDFQNPAYR
- a CDS encoding TonB-dependent receptor; this translates as MNFYKQSVCKLPGYVHKLLSAMNAAFSTISQTDKSRLIMRVKITSILLITVFLQIAQASRAQRITLSKKNVTLEQLFKEIRKQSGYDFFFDLGDLKKAKRIDLSVTNETLENVLDRCFENQPFTYVLKDKAVIIKEQAIQNLSVIAEFSQKTDIKGRVTDEKGGPLPGVSVKLKGTSTGTITDKNGNYTLGIASASGTIVFSYVGFATQEVEVAGKTTINVKLKEENASLTEVVVVGYGTQKKVNLTGSVATVAADELIKRPAANASLLLQGKVPGLQIIQNSAQPGLESPSIQIHGVGTFGASGNNPLVLIDGVEGSLSNLNPNMIENISVLKDAASAAIYGVQGANGVILVTTKMGIKGRLNIEYAYNIGRQKPAGVPDLIWNSAEFMTLSNEGINRTGQNVGKLYTQAQIDAYRNGNGSAQFPNTDWAKLMFNDATMQQHFLSVNGGEGKTTYNFGLGYLDQNGILINTGYKKYNASLNFKTQMSKVVTFGSNFSFMQGDRRDPVDNSENLVLSIYAQHPLWTPYLPDGSGRVVSKAYDFETTNQNAYAVMKTSKDLNKEYGVSAISYLNFNLAKGLTGEVRGAVRYNSDRQTASRIPLPTFLFQPDAQGVYKPQQNYLGTFITLRKTQQEFMNYTGYATLTYDETFNEVHHFSAVAGYNMENHTYQQQAGFKRDFPSPDLADLNAGGNDAQTANGYSYEWALQSGFGRVNYAYNNRYLVEATLRYDGSSKFRKGKRWGTFPAFSAGWRISQEDFLKSSTWLSNLKIRGSWGQLGNQTINLQGTQNLNNYPYQNLLDYGTYVYDNVTTGIVSQNLSDPNITWETTTAAGVGLDFDLFNGKLSGTADYFNKKTKDILRVAQLPDFVGMGAPTVNSGAMKNTGFEFTLSHKNKIGEFHYEIGANFYTYKNVVTKFGPEEIQNNKIRREGLPWNSWYMLDWVGVFQNQAEIDAAPKHQNSPKPGDLRFADHSGPNGVPDGKIDPFDRVVIKGQHPDFNYGFNLNLEYKGFDLSAFFLGVAGRKVYTSDWGYGAFRQWSPPPTFWRDRWTPDNPTNKLPGMYVDTYAPITTASSFWLQDASYLRLKNLVVGYTFKNELIKKIGMQNLRVYFSGDNLFTISDFVGDPERVILDNTSGRFAIYPQANVYTLGIKTTF